In the Drosophila teissieri strain GT53w chromosome 3R, Prin_Dtei_1.1, whole genome shotgun sequence genome, AGGGGGACCAGCAAGCACGGCGTTTTGTTTGGGCCATGTTTGTGTCCAGGCTGTCAGTTGGTGTTAATGAACCCCTGTAGCCTGATAGCTGTTAGTTGTTTACGATCCGAATACCGATACCAAGATAAAACTGCCGATCCTACACTGCAGAAACAATGGGAAGTactacaattttttttaattaccccataaatgaaatgcactgagtttgaattgaaatatattGTTCTAATTGGCACGGGTCATTGTAAAACATTTCTCATTGATATCAGACCATCGAACTAGTCGGGATTTGTATAGTCTTATGATTTAACATACCAAGATGCCATACCGAATTTCAAAGGTTTTTTGGCCAGTGCATCAACGACATTGTCACCTAACGTGGCTTCGTTAGGAAAGTGGCCAAGTTTGATGATCCGCAGGCACGCGCGTTTTATATTTAGCCCCACACCAGGGCGACTGCGATCCTCGCGCCCGAGGCATCGAGGAGCGGGGCTAGTCACGTGCACAAGGACATTCCAAGGCTAATTACGTGTGGCATGGGGCTTGGCCAAGTTGGGTACttcgggtttgggtttgggcttgggtttgaGTTTGTACTTGGATTTGGGCTTGGTTCTTAGCTGGACTCCGGGAGAGTGCCTTCAGTTGGGTAATAGTAATACACCCATAGAACACGAACCGTTCGTTATTGTCGTCGCTTGTTTGCGGCAGCAGCCGCAATCTGCGgcatgtatctgtatcttttgcaTCTGcgtggatgttgctgctgctgcagccgccgcTTAATTAGCTGCGTAATTTATTATTGCTCTAATCTCAACGCCGGCGCCACTGCCGTTGGCTttgacaaataaacaaattattcatATTAGAATATTAATAGTGCCTGCAGGGGTTTATCTGGAGTATCTGGCATAATTATGACCTGTTTGACAGACTCTTCTCTCCCGTTTCCCTTtctacttttctttttttctggccAGCCTGGGAGTCTTTGAGTGGCATTACGGGCTTCTTGCCTGGTAATCGTTAGGCGGACAATAAAGTTGCACACTAACTAAATATGTAGGCACGCCGATGCAATCGCACAATTATGCTCAATTATGCAACTGGGAAGAGATCTTTAgatcagcaggagcaggtgcTTTAACCAGGCAGTAGGCACTAGGTGCTATATGCTACTTGGTGCTAGGTGCTAGGTGCCATGTGGAATGCTGGGCGGATATCATTGACTAATGAGCCCATCTCCGACTCAAACACGACGTCTTCTTTTGCCctgtcataaaaattaaaatgcataatcGCGGGCGTTTCTCGCAGGGCTCTTGTTACACCAGTCAAGGGACCTTTTGCCGGTATAATTAACATTGCTCGCGATTCCACCAAGCTGGCTAGCAAAATGCTGCAATTGCATGtggatatttatataatttgcaGCTGGCAGGGTTATTCACAGTCAGGGCTAATTAAGCTGGCGTTTAAGCCGCCGGCAATTAGCCGATTTATCACTTGCCACAGAACCTCAAAATCATGTTGCCCTCAGATCGCTGAGAAATGAGAAAGGCccggcaaatgcaaacaaacttATGGGTCCAAACACTCTGCGCTCTTAACTTCTTCACTTCGCTTCTGCAActctgcgcatgcgcagctcCCTCGACTGCGCCGTCGGCAGAGAGTTGGCCACTGGGAATGCGGGGATTCTGGCCAGGCCCCCTTATATAAAGCCTCGATTCTGGCCGCGATCACACTCATTTCCAGTTGAACGCGCCTGCCGACCAGTGGGCCAATTGAATCGTTAGCCTTTCGATTGGGACTCTCCTACCACATTAAGCAATCAACGATATTCACTTACTAACCAGGTAAATTTGTACTTCAAGTTTTTGTGGaaaaagtgtaaaaacaaatcaaattaaaggtggtttttaaaaaaataaaatattaaaaatattttgaagaaGAGCACATTATAAGTTgaagaattttaaatatagCGGCTTAACTTCAAAGTAGAATACAATTTAATAAGTAGATATTAGTAAACCAAAAGTGCCTACTTGATTTAATTACGAGTTATAAGCATGGGGATACGCCGCACTTCGGAGTATACTGTTTGCCCCATCCAAAGTACTGGCCATATAGTTTTCCGTTGTTCACCTGTTCTGGTGGGGGAAAATCCGCTGGTTGCGCAATTGGAGTGTGAGAAACTAGCGCGAAGCATGCAAATCAGCTTGAATGGGGCTTGGGGTCAGTCGGGGATCGACAGAAGATGTACTCATCGCCAATGCCATGATCCAATTACAGCTATCAAATGGGTAACCACATGTGGAGCATCGTAgtgatgctgctggtgctggagcAACTAGTGGCCGAATCTGTGGCAGCCAATCTCGTCCAGCTGGTGAAGAAGCAGAGCCAGCAGAAGCAGGTGCAATCCTCGCAGCAAGGACAGCAGGCAGGACAACAACAGCCGCAAGGACAGCAGATCCACACGCAGCAGTATGTCCAGGACTCATTGGGCGAGCAACAGGATCTGAAATCGGAGGATGAGGAAGAGCAAGATCCCTaccagctgctgcaggagtCGAAACAGGAGTCGCGTTTGCCCAACTCTGCCAACtatccctggagtccgtatgccGCACCGCAGGGCAATCCCTACGAGGCCATGCCCAAGATGCTGCCCTTCATTGGCTATGCCCAGCCAGTGCTCATCCCCTTTCCGCTCTACCTGGCTCCGGACATGTTCTATCCCACCTTTTCTGGTGCCAGCAACGATCTCGAGGATGTGGTGATGTCCAGAGCCGCCGGCGGTCGACGTCCTAGTGCCAATCACGCGTCACCAGCCCGCAATTCACCCATCTACTACGTAAGACTGCCACCCACACCCTATATGTTTTTGCCCAATATGCCAACGGCTCCATTTGGCGGAGGATTCTCACCACTGCTGACCTACCAGCCCATGCCCTCATTCTCCGCCTACGGTTCCGTGTTCAACTTGCCCGTGAACTTCCTGGCGAACGGAAAGCCCACAGGAGTCTACCAAGTGAATGGGTCCCCGGGCGAGGCAATGGGTTCCTTGACACCTGGCATGGGTGGAGGTGGATATGGAATGCGACCACCAACGCCTAGTAATCCCTACAGACCCATGTCGTCGCCTTCGATGGGTGGTTACGGGGGCTCGCAGCAGAGCTTTGGACTCGCCTCCATGCCGGTTCCTCAGCAGGACTCCAAGCTGACATCCCTGAAGCGGCCCTTCGTGTTCAACGGTCGTCCCGAGGACATCTACATCCTGCCGAACAACTTGAGTCCGCTCTACAACGAGCAGAGCTACTACTGATTGCACTTCAGGCAAATGGCTGTGGCAGCAACTGAAAGTATTACGTAATGCATTTACTAGATCGTCTTTTGGATCATAATGGAGCTTGAAAAGCAATTTAATAAACTATAATATATACTTCGaaactgaaaatgtttttattgggTGTAGCATCCAATTGGTATTTATGAAACGAAataacttatttttattacatgtatgtatacgTAATCTTCTCcatcatatatattttgtataaattgtatatttttggccgaaaataTCAGATGGGGTAGACGAATAAATAGTAGTCATAATATCCTTATCAGCCGATAACCTCAGACTTAAAGCGGTAGAGGCATTAAAGTTTGCCAGGGGGCTTAAGTAAATGCAAGCGGCCACATATCGATGTAAATTCCACAAAAGTCGATCGGAGTGCTCCGCCATCAGTCACCAATGGCTGCCACCTGGGCTGTCTTCCGTCTGATGTACTCCTGATCCCCCAGATTGATGGCAGCTCCAACCAAGCCTCCCGTACTCAAATCGAACTCGTAGACGCGCGGCACGCAATTTGGAATGTTAACCTTTTCGATGGCCTCGTTGGAGATTCCTACGGAGTAACCAATGATGTATATAACCCATGAGCTGTCGAAAAGCCCACCTAACTTACCCTCAATGTGCTGGACGAGGGCACGCGCCACAGTTCCGTGGACGCACATCAGTACCCGGGAGCCTTTGAGCACCTCCCGCCTGACCTCCTTCCACACGGGTTTCACCCGATCGACGCACATGTGCAGGGATTCCGCGAGGGGAAAGTCGCCGCGAGGAACATCATCGAATATGGGATTGCTGCAAATGGTGTAGAAGTACCGATTGCTCTCCTCAATGAACGGCGGTACGCAGTCGTATCCACGTCGCCACGCCTGAACCTGCTCCTCGCCATAGCGATCGGCTACGGTTCGTTTCCGGCAACCTGTCAGATTTCCGTAGTGCCGTTCGCACAGTCGCCAATCCTCCTTGATGGGCACGTAGGCGCAGTTCAACTTGGAGAGGATCAGTTCGGCCGTTTGACGGGATCTGCTCAATACGGATGAGTAGACTACGTCGAACTCCAACTGGGATTGGGAGAGCGCTGGAATCGCCACAGTCAGGGCCTCCTGCACGCCTAGTTATTAAATAAGTAATAAGATTAGATGAAGTGGGTATTTTAAGTTAATCTAACCGCTATCTCACCGAAATCACTCAATGGCGCATCATGCCAGCCGCAGAATTTGTTCTCTATGTTGAAATCACTTTCGCCATGCCTCAAAATCACCAAGCGATTTGTCTTCGTCATAAATTGGGAGCTGGAAGGGATGAAGAGATGCTATTAAGAGTTTCGTAGTCACAATACTATTTAAGATATGTCCTATGTGGCATTTATGGCTCGCAACAATATGCACAGACTAAGCTGTTAAGCTTAACTTTACTACTCTATGATGAAGTAAACACAATGTATACATTTACAGGGCTTGAATCCTTCCAGAAGAAAACGTTAACGATCTAAGCCagtttttaatgcaattcaaAGATTATTTTGGTCGTTCACAGGTTTTTCTCATATTTCAGTTTTGCATTTCAGTAGCTCTTTATTCTAAGCTTTATCTGCCCTCGCCTTATTACTTTGCTCTTGGTGTATCCACCATAAAGTTTAGTGGGGGGCTTAGTCGTCCGGTTGGCTGGGGGTAAACTACAATCTTTTGGAGGTGCTAGTACCTCATGTCTGACAGCGGACTTCGTTTCGCGGATGATAAGGGTACCGATGCTAGTTGTTTAACTGACGAGCTGACGAGCGCCGGAGAACCGAGACTCGAGACCAGAGAATTCTAACGTGTGCTCACCTCGACACCGTCCGGATGCGATTGAAGCGCGGTCCAGTGGCGGAAGCCCGCGAAGCCTcgaccaaaaacaaaaaaaggagaaaaacaaaaagaatccGAAATACGAAAGCACGGCGCATTCCGCACATACTTTTCGGCTAGTGTATCTGATAGATACAAAGCGCGGCAAAAACGCGCGCGGCTGGGCCAACATGacgagacaaaaacaaaatataattcgCATTATCTGATGTCCAGACGGCAGCATAATCACACGAACACACCCCCACAAAGCTGGCCCATTCATTCACACAGATACTATTTGCTGGCACGGCGTCGTTTtggatttttgtgttttgctcGCCTCGTTCTCGTTTCGCGTTCGCGTTCTCGGTCTGAGTCTCGAAATCCCACTGGTTCTCCACCGATTCTCCAATTCTCTTGCAGATTCCCCACCTACATATGTGGGTACCAGGTAGCCAAACACTCGGGGGACACCAGATACTTCCTAGACGTAAACAACGCGCCCACACCTTCGCATACTTACGCCTGGATTTCGCGCATTGTTATTCTCGTGGGTTGTAT is a window encoding:
- the LOC122621909 gene encoding uncharacterized protein LOC122621909 produces the protein MGNHMWSIVVMLLVLEQLVAESVAANLVQLVKKQSQQKQVQSSQQGQQAGQQQPQGQQIHTQQYVQDSLGEQQDLKSEDEEEQDPYQLLQESKQESRLPNSANYPWSPYAAPQGNPYEAMPKMLPFIGYAQPVLIPFPLYLAPDMFYPTFSGASNDLEDVVMSRAAGGRRPSANHASPARNSPIYYVRLPPTPYMFLPNMPTAPFGGGFSPLLTYQPMPSFSAYGSVFNLPVNFLANGKPTGVYQVNGSPGEAMGSLTPGMGGGGYGMRPPTPSNPYRPMSSPSMGGYGGSQQSFGLASMPVPQQDSKLTSLKRPFVFNGRPEDIYILPNNLSPLYNEQSYY
- the LOC122620161 gene encoding phosphoglycerate mutase 2 isoform X2, giving the protein MREIQASQFMTKTNRLVILRHGESDFNIENKFCGWHDAPLSDFGVQEALTVAIPALSQSQLEFDVVYSSVLSRSRQTAELILSKLNCAYVPIKEDWRLCERHYGNLTGCRKRTVADRYGEEQVQAWRRGYDCVPPFIEESNRYFYTICSNPIFDDVPRGDFPLAESLHMCVDRVKPVWKEVRREVLKGSRVLMCVHGTVARALVQHIEGISNEAIEKVNIPNCVPRVYEFDLSTGGLVGAAINLGDQEYIRRKTAQVAAIGD
- the LOC122620161 gene encoding phosphoglycerate mutase 2 isoform X1; translated protein: MVFFKFLKSKLSQFMTKTNRLVILRHGESDFNIENKFCGWHDAPLSDFGVQEALTVAIPALSQSQLEFDVVYSSVLSRSRQTAELILSKLNCAYVPIKEDWRLCERHYGNLTGCRKRTVADRYGEEQVQAWRRGYDCVPPFIEESNRYFYTICSNPIFDDVPRGDFPLAESLHMCVDRVKPVWKEVRREVLKGSRVLMCVHGTVARALVQHIEGISNEAIEKVNIPNCVPRVYEFDLSTGGLVGAAINLGDQEYIRRKTAQVAAIGD
- the LOC122620161 gene encoding phosphoglycerate mutase 2 isoform X3, with product MTKTNRLVILRHGESDFNIENKFCGWHDAPLSDFGVQEALTVAIPALSQSQLEFDVVYSSVLSRSRQTAELILSKLNCAYVPIKEDWRLCERHYGNLTGCRKRTVADRYGEEQVQAWRRGYDCVPPFIEESNRYFYTICSNPIFDDVPRGDFPLAESLHMCVDRVKPVWKEVRREVLKGSRVLMCVHGTVARALVQHIEGISNEAIEKVNIPNCVPRVYEFDLSTGGLVGAAINLGDQEYIRRKTAQVAAIGD